A genomic segment from Nitrospirota bacterium encodes:
- the smpB gene encoding SsrA-binding protein SmpB has product MKTQRAEHIVASNRRAFHDYHVLETFEAGIALMGTEVKALREGKASLQDSFARIENGEVLLYHAHIQPYSHGNIQNHDPLRVRKLLLHRQEIQRLLGKTQERGLTIIPLKLYFNKAGRAKVELALAKGKTGPDKRESIKRREADREIRRGVRERQRS; this is encoded by the coding sequence ATGAAAACCCAGAGGGCCGAGCACATTGTCGCGAGCAACCGCCGTGCGTTTCACGACTACCATGTCCTGGAGACGTTCGAAGCCGGCATCGCATTGATGGGAACCGAGGTCAAGGCCCTCCGCGAGGGCAAGGCCAGTCTCCAGGACAGCTTCGCGCGCATTGAGAACGGCGAAGTGCTCTTGTACCACGCCCACATTCAACCCTATAGCCATGGGAACATCCAAAACCACGACCCTTTGCGCGTGCGTAAACTGCTGCTGCACCGGCAGGAAATTCAGCGCCTGCTGGGGAAAACACAAGAGCGCGGGTTGACGATCATCCCGCTGAAACTGTATTTTAATAAAGCCGGTCGCGCGAAGGTCGAGTTGGCGCTGGCCAAGGGCAAAACCGGCCCGGACAAGCGCGAGTCGATCAAACGCCGCGAAGCGGACCGCGAAATTCGGCGCGGCGTTCGTGAGCGACAGAGGAGTTAG